The following are encoded in a window of Kitasatospora sp. NBC_01250 genomic DNA:
- a CDS encoding type II toxin-antitoxin system Phd/YefM family antitoxin: protein MSITASEARKELFPLIKKVNENHEAIEIVSKHGNAVLVSAEDYAALSEGSYLLRSPANARRLLKAYENALANVNLSERELIDPESADAGTGAA, encoded by the coding sequence ATGTCCATCACTGCGAGCGAAGCCCGCAAGGAACTCTTTCCGCTGATCAAGAAGGTCAACGAGAACCACGAGGCCATCGAGATCGTCTCCAAGCACGGCAATGCCGTACTTGTCTCGGCCGAGGACTACGCGGCGTTGAGTGAGGGCTCGTACCTGCTGCGCTCTCCGGCGAACGCTCGGCGGCTCCTCAAGGCGTATGAGAACGCCCTGGCCAACGTCAACCTGTCCGAGCGTGAGCTGATCGATCCCGAGTCGGCGGACGCGGGTACGGGTGCCGCGTGA
- a CDS encoding type II toxin-antitoxin system Phd/YefM family antitoxin: MTQPLPIESIRDVRAHLAEVVERADRDDVPTVITRRGREVAAVVSIEVLRKYQEWEEREINRIIDERMANPAPGIPIEDIMRETLARSE; encoded by the coding sequence ATGACGCAGCCACTGCCCATAGAGTCCATCCGGGATGTGCGCGCACACCTGGCCGAGGTCGTGGAGCGAGCCGATCGGGACGACGTGCCCACGGTGATCACACGCCGAGGCAGGGAGGTCGCCGCCGTCGTCTCCATCGAGGTACTGCGCAAGTACCAGGAATGGGAAGAGCGCGAGATCAACCGGATCATCGATGAACGAATGGCGAACCCGGCCCCCGGTATCCCGATCGAGGACATCATGAGGGAGACCCTGGCTCGCAGTGAGTGA
- a CDS encoding DUF6542 domain-containing protein translates to MEQSIRTQPPGPRPRPPAGGRSREAAVPGPAAPRDAVTVRPSRLRPTSGGPAPLIRLRQRLGRGGSGAEAARRPGPPTRLTAIGTGLLSVLGTLAFGLLDQLFFGGLGVLFGLGFLVVCFQSAVRVRLADLPAAPISGPIAFALAIGLLGPAPLPGVIGQLLALAGGLAQRAGWLFAGTGLATVIVAARFVAQRRIRRSR, encoded by the coding sequence GTGGAGCAGAGCATCCGAACCCAGCCGCCCGGGCCCCGACCCCGACCGCCAGCCGGCGGCAGGTCGCGCGAGGCCGCCGTTCCGGGGCCGGCCGCGCCCCGCGATGCCGTCACCGTACGGCCGTCCCGTCTCCGCCCCACCTCCGGTGGACCCGCGCCGCTGATCCGGCTGCGGCAGCGGCTGGGGCGGGGCGGGTCCGGTGCGGAGGCGGCCAGACGGCCCGGGCCGCCGACCCGGCTGACCGCGATCGGCACCGGCCTGCTCTCGGTGCTCGGCACCCTCGCCTTCGGGCTGCTCGACCAACTGTTCTTCGGCGGCCTCGGGGTGCTGTTCGGGCTCGGGTTCCTGGTGGTCTGCTTCCAGAGCGCGGTGCGGGTGCGGCTCGCCGACCTGCCGGCCGCGCCGATCAGCGGGCCGATCGCGTTCGCACTGGCCATCGGGCTGCTCGGGCCCGCACCGCTGCCCGGGGTGATCGGTCAGCTGCTGGCACTGGCCGGCGGGCTGGCGCAGCGCGCGGGGTGGCTGTTCGCCGGGACGGGGCTGGCCACCGTCATCGTCGCCGCGCGGTTCGTCGCCCAGCGCCGGATCCGCCGCAGCCGCTGA
- the ppgK gene encoding polyphosphate--glucose phosphotransferase — translation MTAPAGSVLFGVDIGGTGIKGAPVDVTRGEVTEPRFKVLTPHPAAPEAVVAAVREVVDHFGYRGPVGLTFPGVVVGGRTRTAANVDQGWIDLDAEGLFRESLDLPATVLNDADAAGLAEIAHGAGRDQQGVVLVLTFGTGIGSALFVDGKLVPNTELGHLELRGKDAERRASAAARERHELSWADWAVRVDEYLDLVERLFSPQLVIIGGGVSRKHEKFLPLLSKRAATVVPAELRNDAGIVGAAMAAAGPGR, via the coding sequence GTGACGGCACCCGCAGGATCCGTACTGTTCGGCGTGGACATCGGCGGCACCGGCATCAAGGGTGCCCCGGTGGACGTGACCCGCGGTGAGGTGACCGAGCCGAGGTTCAAGGTGCTCACCCCGCACCCCGCCGCCCCCGAAGCGGTCGTCGCCGCGGTGCGCGAGGTGGTCGACCACTTCGGTTACCGCGGCCCGGTCGGTCTGACCTTCCCCGGGGTGGTGGTCGGCGGTCGCACCCGCACCGCCGCCAACGTGGACCAGGGCTGGATCGACCTGGACGCCGAGGGCCTGTTCCGCGAGTCGCTCGACCTGCCCGCGACCGTGCTCAACGACGCGGACGCCGCCGGACTGGCCGAGATCGCGCACGGCGCGGGCCGCGACCAGCAGGGCGTGGTGCTGGTGCTGACCTTCGGCACCGGGATCGGCAGCGCGCTCTTCGTGGACGGCAAGCTGGTGCCGAACACCGAACTGGGCCACCTGGAGCTGCGCGGCAAGGACGCCGAGCGCCGGGCCTCGGCCGCCGCCCGTGAGCGGCACGAGCTGAGCTGGGCGGACTGGGCGGTCCGGGTGGACGAGTACCTGGATCTGGTGGAGCGGCTCTTCTCGCCGCAGCTGGTGATCATCGGCGGCGGCGTCAGCCGCAAGCACGAGAAGTTCCTGCCGCTGCTCAGCAAGCGGGCGGCCACGGTGGTGCCGGCCGAACTGCGCAACGACGCGGGCATCGTCGGCGCCGCGATGGCCGCGGCCGGTCCCGGACGCTGA
- a CDS encoding malonic semialdehyde reductase, whose protein sequence is MTTGNDALVLDTAAQDLLFREARTANTFTDEPVSDEQVQAVYDLVKYAPTAFNQQALRVVLVRSAEARERLVAQMSDGNKAKTASAPLVAILAADNEFHEELPAQFPAFPQAKDVFFSERPVRENSARFNAALQVGYFIIGVRAAGLAAGPMTGFNAEGINKEFFADGDHSVLAVVNLGKPGADAWYPRSPRLAYDEVVTTV, encoded by the coding sequence ATGACCACCGGCAATGACGCTCTCGTTCTCGACACCGCCGCCCAGGACCTGCTCTTCCGTGAGGCCCGCACCGCCAACACCTTCACCGACGAGCCGGTCAGCGACGAGCAGGTCCAGGCCGTCTACGACCTGGTGAAGTACGCGCCCACCGCCTTCAACCAGCAGGCCCTGCGCGTCGTCCTGGTCCGCAGCGCCGAGGCCCGCGAGCGCCTGGTGGCGCAGATGTCCGACGGCAACAAGGCCAAGACCGCCAGCGCCCCGCTGGTCGCGATCCTGGCCGCCGACAACGAGTTCCACGAGGAGCTGCCGGCCCAGTTCCCGGCGTTCCCGCAGGCCAAGGACGTCTTCTTCAGCGAGCGCCCGGTGCGTGAGAACTCCGCGCGCTTCAACGCCGCGCTGCAGGTCGGCTACTTCATCATCGGTGTGCGCGCCGCCGGCCTGGCCGCGGGCCCGATGACCGGCTTCAACGCCGAGGGCATCAACAAGGAGTTCTTCGCCGACGGCGACCACTCGGTGCTGGCCGTGGTCAACCTCGGCAAGCCGGGCGCCGACGCCTGGTACCCGCGTTCGCCGCGCCTGGCCTACGACGAGGTCGTCACCACCGTCTGA
- a CDS encoding pyridoxamine 5'-phosphate oxidase family protein codes for MGKSYDRIDGRLRTFIEAQPIFFTATAPLAGDGHVNLSPKGRAGTLAVLDELTLAYLDFGGSHAETIAHLRENGRITLMWCAFTGPPTVVRVHGRGEPVFRDDPRFAELLTRFAPEADGPGLRAIVLVRAERISDSCGFAVPFLEYREERPLHADYFGRKSEQEFADYCAAKEYVGVSVDGLPGLPLPLPPRP; via the coding sequence ATGGGAAAGAGCTACGACCGAATCGACGGCAGGCTCCGTACGTTCATCGAGGCCCAGCCGATCTTCTTCACCGCCACCGCCCCGCTCGCCGGGGACGGCCATGTGAACCTCTCGCCCAAGGGCCGGGCCGGCACCCTGGCGGTCCTGGACGAGCTGACCCTCGCCTACCTGGACTTCGGCGGCAGCCACGCGGAGACCATCGCGCACCTGCGCGAGAACGGGCGGATCACGCTGATGTGGTGCGCCTTCACCGGCCCGCCCACCGTGGTGCGGGTGCACGGCCGCGGCGAGCCGGTCTTCCGTGACGACCCGCGCTTCGCCGAGCTGCTGACCCGCTTCGCCCCCGAGGCGGACGGGCCGGGCCTGCGGGCGATCGTGCTGGTGCGGGCGGAGCGGATCAGCGACTCCTGCGGGTTCGCGGTGCCGTTCCTGGAGTACCGCGAGGAGCGCCCGCTGCACGCCGACTACTTCGGCCGCAAGAGCGAGCAGGAGTTCGCCGACTACTGCGCCGCCAAGGAGTACGTCGGGGTGAGCGTGGACGGCCTGCCCGGCCTGCCGCTCCCGCTGCCGCCCCGGCCGTGA
- the ychF gene encoding redox-regulated ATPase YchF: MSLTIGIVGLPNVGKSTLFNALTKNDVLAANYPFATIEPNVGVVGVPDARLAKLAEIFSSERILPATVDFVDIAGIVRGASEGEGLGNKFLANIRESDAICQVIRAFNDPDVVHVDGKVSPKDDIETINTELILADLQSVEKVLPRLQKEARLKKESAATLAAAEAAQKVLESGKTLFEAGFDATSVRELHLLTTKPFLYVFNVDEDELTDEDFKDGLRALVAPAEAIFLNAKIESELIGMDDADALELLQSMGQEEPGMATLGRVGFDTLGLQTYLTAGPKEVRAWTIKKGATAPEAAGVIHTDFQKGFIKAEIVSFDDLVDCGSIPEARAKGKSRIEGKDYVMQDGDVVEFRFNV; this comes from the coding sequence ATGTCGCTCACGATCGGAATCGTCGGCCTGCCGAACGTCGGCAAGTCGACTCTGTTCAACGCCCTGACCAAGAACGACGTCCTGGCGGCCAATTACCCGTTCGCCACCATCGAGCCGAACGTCGGCGTGGTCGGTGTCCCGGACGCCCGCCTGGCCAAGCTCGCCGAGATCTTCAGCTCGGAGCGGATCCTGCCCGCCACCGTCGACTTCGTGGACATCGCCGGCATCGTCCGCGGCGCCTCGGAGGGCGAGGGCCTGGGCAACAAGTTCCTCGCCAACATCCGTGAGTCGGACGCGATCTGCCAGGTCATCCGCGCCTTCAACGACCCCGACGTGGTCCACGTGGACGGCAAGGTCTCGCCCAAGGACGACATCGAGACCATCAACACCGAGCTGATCCTGGCCGACCTGCAGTCGGTCGAGAAGGTGCTGCCGCGCCTGCAGAAGGAAGCCCGCCTCAAGAAGGAGTCGGCCGCCACGCTGGCCGCCGCCGAGGCCGCCCAGAAGGTCCTGGAGTCCGGCAAGACCCTCTTCGAGGCCGGCTTCGACGCCACCTCGGTCCGCGAGCTGCACCTGCTCACCACCAAGCCCTTCCTCTACGTCTTCAACGTCGACGAGGACGAGCTGACCGACGAGGACTTCAAGGACGGCCTGCGCGCCCTGGTCGCCCCCGCCGAGGCGATCTTCCTGAACGCCAAGATCGAGTCCGAGCTGATCGGCATGGACGACGCCGACGCCCTCGAACTCCTCCAGTCCATGGGCCAGGAAGAGCCCGGCATGGCCACCCTCGGCCGCGTCGGCTTCGACACCCTCGGCCTGCAGACCTACCTCACCGCCGGCCCCAAGGAGGTGCGCGCCTGGACCATCAAGAAGGGCGCCACCGCCCCCGAGGCCGCCGGCGTGATCCACACCGACTTCCAGAAGGGCTTCATCAAGGCCGAGATCGTCTCCTTCGACGACCTGGTCGACTGCGGCTCCATCCCCGAGGCCCGCGCCAAGGGCAAGTCCCGCATCGAGGGCAAGGACTACGTCATGCAGGACGGCGACGTGGTGGAGTTCCGCTTCAACGTGTGA
- a CDS encoding Txe/YoeB family addiction module toxin codes for MRLVFEDQGWEDYTSWLKNDRKMLARINKLIEDVRRDPFSGVGKPEPLKYHLPGVWSRRIDDEHRLVYLVTDKEIVILAARYHY; via the coding sequence GTGAGGCTGGTCTTCGAGGATCAGGGCTGGGAGGACTACACATCCTGGCTCAAGAACGACCGCAAGATGCTCGCCCGGATCAACAAGCTCATCGAGGACGTCAGGCGTGACCCCTTCTCCGGGGTCGGCAAGCCTGAACCTTTGAAGTACCACCTGCCTGGGGTGTGGTCGCGGAGGATCGACGACGAGCACCGCCTTGTCTACCTGGTAACGGACAAGGAGATCGTCATCCTCGCTGCTCGGTACCACTACTGA
- a CDS encoding exodeoxyribonuclease VII small subunit, producing the protein MADEETASSTTPDQLGYEQARDALMEVVRRLETGGTTLEESLALWERGEELAKVCQRWLDGARARLEAVLAAEQQADGAGEGGRAGE; encoded by the coding sequence ATGGCCGACGAGGAGACCGCAAGCAGCACGACACCCGATCAGCTGGGCTACGAGCAGGCCCGGGACGCCCTGATGGAGGTGGTCCGCCGGCTGGAGACCGGGGGCACCACGCTGGAGGAGTCGCTGGCCCTGTGGGAGCGCGGCGAGGAGCTGGCCAAGGTCTGCCAGCGCTGGCTGGACGGCGCCCGGGCGCGGCTGGAGGCCGTGCTGGCGGCCGAGCAGCAGGCGGACGGCGCCGGGGAGGGCGGCAGGGCCGGCGAGTGA
- a CDS encoding HAD-IA family hydrolase → MSAVTELSVRALLLDMDGTLVNSDAAVERCWRRWAERHGLDADAAMHVVHGRQGHLSMAILLPDRPVEENLAENRIMLAEESADTEGIVEVPGATAFLAALAPHPHALVTSADLALARTRMAAAGLPMPELAITAESVGASKPDPEGFLKAAAALGIDPTHCLVFEDSQAGIEAAHAAGMRVIGVGPRAAAHAPTAHVDTLQQIRLTPGPDGTLLVRVTA, encoded by the coding sequence ATGTCCGCCGTCACCGAACTGTCCGTCCGCGCCCTGCTGCTCGACATGGACGGGACGCTGGTCAACTCCGACGCCGCCGTTGAGCGCTGCTGGCGGCGCTGGGCGGAGCGCCACGGGCTGGACGCGGACGCCGCGATGCACGTGGTGCACGGCCGCCAGGGCCACCTGAGCATGGCGATCCTGCTGCCGGACCGGCCGGTGGAGGAGAACCTGGCCGAGAACCGGATCATGCTCGCCGAGGAGAGCGCGGACACCGAGGGCATCGTCGAGGTCCCCGGCGCCACCGCCTTCCTGGCCGCACTGGCCCCCCACCCGCACGCCCTGGTCACCTCCGCCGACCTGGCCCTCGCCCGCACCCGGATGGCGGCCGCCGGCCTGCCGATGCCCGAACTCGCCATCACCGCCGAGTCGGTCGGCGCCAGCAAGCCCGACCCCGAGGGCTTCCTCAAAGCCGCCGCCGCCCTCGGCATCGACCCCACCCACTGCCTGGTCTTCGAGGACTCCCAGGCCGGCATCGAAGCCGCCCACGCCGCGGGCATGCGAGTCATCGGCGTCGGCCCGCGCGCCGCCGCCCACGCCCCGACGGCGCACGTGGACACCCTGCAGCAGATCCGCCTCACCCCGGGGCCGGACGGCACCCTCCTGGTCCGGGTCACGGCCTGA
- a CDS encoding 4-hydroxy-3-methylbut-2-enyl diphosphate reductase translates to MSTTASRRVLLAAPRGYCAGVDRAVIAVEKALEQYGAPIYVRKQIVHNKYVVQTLEKQGAIFVDETEEVPEGSIVVFSAHGVAPSVHDEAKAGKLATIDATCPLVTKVHKEAVRFADEDYDILLVGHEGHEEVVGTMGEAPERIHLVDGPEDVANVQVRDESKVVWLSQTTLSVDETMATVGELKKRFPLLVSPPSDDICYATQNRQVVVKQIAPETDLLIVVGSKNSSNSVRLVEVGLEYGAKAAHLVDFAEELDEAWLTGVTTVGLTSGASVPEILVQGVLGWLAERGFEDVQTVRTAEETLTFSLPKELRRDLRAEAAGKL, encoded by the coding sequence ATGTCGACCACCGCTTCGCGCCGCGTCCTGCTCGCCGCCCCCCGGGGCTACTGCGCGGGCGTCGACCGCGCCGTCATCGCCGTGGAGAAGGCCCTGGAGCAGTACGGGGCGCCGATCTACGTCCGCAAGCAGATCGTCCACAACAAGTACGTCGTGCAGACCCTGGAGAAGCAGGGCGCGATCTTCGTCGACGAGACGGAGGAGGTGCCCGAGGGCTCGATCGTGGTCTTCTCCGCGCACGGCGTGGCCCCCTCGGTGCACGACGAGGCGAAGGCCGGCAAGCTCGCCACCATCGACGCCACCTGCCCCCTGGTGACCAAGGTCCACAAGGAGGCCGTCCGGTTCGCCGACGAGGACTACGACATCCTGCTCGTCGGCCACGAGGGCCACGAGGAGGTGGTCGGCACCATGGGCGAGGCCCCGGAGCGGATCCACCTGGTCGACGGCCCCGAGGACGTCGCCAACGTCCAGGTGCGCGACGAGTCCAAGGTCGTCTGGCTCTCCCAGACCACCCTCTCGGTGGACGAGACCATGGCCACCGTCGGCGAGCTGAAGAAGCGCTTCCCGCTGCTGGTCTCCCCGCCCAGCGACGACATCTGCTACGCCACCCAGAACCGCCAGGTGGTGGTCAAGCAGATCGCCCCCGAGACCGACCTGCTGATCGTGGTCGGCTCCAAGAACTCCTCCAACTCGGTCCGCCTGGTCGAGGTCGGCCTGGAGTACGGCGCCAAGGCCGCGCACCTGGTCGACTTCGCCGAGGAGCTGGACGAGGCCTGGCTGACCGGCGTCACCACGGTGGGCCTGACCAGCGGCGCCTCGGTGCCGGAGATCCTGGTCCAGGGCGTGCTCGGCTGGCTGGCCGAGCGCGGCTTCGAGGACGTCCAGACGGTGCGCACCGCCGAGGAGACGCTCACCTTCTCGCTGCCCAAGGAGCTGCGCCGCGACCTGCGCGCCGAGGCGGCGGGCAAGCTCTGA
- a CDS encoding APC family permease yields the protein MSDRVGPGGLRRSLGLRDLVVYGLLFIAPMAPVGVFGVLDAKSHGAVAAVYLAATVAMGFTAFSYAQMVRAVPRAGSVFAYARAGLGEGPGFVAGWMAMLDYLLIPAVAYLFSGIALHSLVPGVSRWVWTVLAVLVTTALNLAGVRTAAAVGFAVLVMEIAVLVVFVVAALVVLVRDGAARPLLSPLVGTGGFSPAAVLSAVSVAVLSYLGFDAIASFVEEAVGASAAVARAVLLCLVLAGVLFVVQTYLAALLEPLTPEQLAARPAAQGSAFYDTVQSAVGGWLHTLVAVSKAIGAAFAALAGQAAAGRLLFAMAREGRLPRRLSVVDPGSGVPRRALLVAAVVTLAAAGWAAGRDDGLDQLTSVVDIGALTAFALLHASVIGWYAVRNGSRDWLRHVLAPVLGIAVIVAVVQQATHTAQLVGAVWLAAGLLVLLAQRGRGARGSGGAVGRSR from the coding sequence ATGAGCGATCGAGTCGGACCAGGTGGTCTGCGGCGCAGTCTCGGCCTGCGCGATCTGGTGGTCTACGGGCTGCTCTTCATCGCGCCGATGGCACCGGTGGGGGTCTTCGGGGTGCTGGACGCCAAGAGCCACGGCGCGGTGGCGGCGGTCTACCTGGCGGCCACCGTGGCGATGGGCTTCACCGCCTTCTCGTACGCGCAGATGGTGCGCGCGGTGCCGCGCGCCGGTTCGGTCTTCGCGTACGCCCGGGCCGGGCTGGGCGAGGGGCCCGGCTTCGTCGCCGGCTGGATGGCGATGCTCGACTACCTGCTGATCCCGGCGGTCGCCTACCTCTTCTCGGGCATCGCGCTGCACTCCCTGGTGCCGGGCGTGTCGCGGTGGGTGTGGACCGTGCTGGCCGTGCTGGTCACCACCGCGCTCAACCTGGCCGGGGTGCGCACGGCCGCCGCGGTGGGCTTCGCGGTGCTGGTGATGGAGATCGCGGTGCTGGTGGTCTTCGTGGTGGCGGCGCTGGTGGTGCTGGTGCGGGACGGGGCGGCGCGGCCGCTGCTCTCGCCGCTGGTGGGCACCGGGGGCTTCTCGCCGGCGGCAGTGCTGAGCGCGGTGAGCGTGGCGGTCCTGTCCTACCTGGGCTTCGACGCGATCGCCTCGTTCGTGGAGGAGGCGGTGGGCGCGTCGGCGGCGGTGGCCCGGGCGGTGCTGCTCTGCCTGGTGCTGGCCGGGGTGCTCTTCGTCGTGCAGACCTACCTGGCGGCGCTGCTGGAGCCGCTCACCCCCGAGCAGCTGGCCGCGCGCCCCGCCGCGCAGGGCTCGGCCTTCTACGACACGGTGCAGAGCGCGGTCGGCGGCTGGCTGCACACGCTGGTCGCGGTGAGCAAGGCGATCGGCGCCGCCTTCGCCGCACTGGCCGGGCAGGCGGCGGCCGGCCGGCTGCTCTTCGCGATGGCCCGCGAGGGGCGGCTGCCGCGCCGGCTCTCGGTGGTGGACCCGGGCTCGGGCGTGCCGCGCCGGGCACTGCTGGTCGCGGCGGTGGTGACGCTGGCCGCGGCGGGCTGGGCGGCGGGGCGCGACGACGGGCTCGACCAGCTGACCTCGGTGGTGGACATCGGCGCGCTGACCGCCTTCGCGCTGCTGCACGCCTCGGTGATCGGCTGGTACGCCGTGCGCAACGGCTCGCGGGACTGGCTGCGGCACGTGCTCGCACCGGTGCTGGGCATCGCGGTGATCGTCGCGGTGGTCCAGCAGGCCACGCACACCGCGCAGCTGGTGGGGGCGGTGTGGCTGGCGGCGGGGCTGTTGGTGCTGCTGGCCCAGCGGGGGCGCGGGGCGCGCGGATCGGGCGGCGCTGTCGGCCGCTCGCGCTAG
- a CDS encoding type II toxin-antitoxin system RelE family toxin, which yields MSEHRTVFRPEAQAELRKIPRDIALRILAKLTELESDPLGFNTTALVSQPERRRLRVGDYRVVYTIDNGELVVWVVHVGHRSTVYGT from the coding sequence GTGAGTGAGCACCGAACCGTATTCCGACCTGAGGCTCAGGCCGAGCTTCGGAAGATTCCCCGCGACATTGCACTGCGCATCCTGGCCAAGCTGACCGAGCTGGAGAGCGATCCCCTCGGCTTCAACACCACCGCGCTCGTGTCGCAGCCCGAACGTCGGCGCCTGCGAGTCGGCGACTACCGGGTCGTCTACACGATCGACAACGGGGAGCTGGTGGTGTGGGTCGTGCACGTCGGGCATCGCTCCACCGTTTACGGCACCTGA
- a CDS encoding GNAT family N-acetyltransferase: protein MTDTGSTTAVRQARPEDAPELVRLRLLMFEAMQGELRPGPWQQRAEALLRERLADPGRTTMPAFVVDDATAPGRLAACAVGTLEQRLPAPGHPEGRFGFVFNICTDPAHRRRGYARACTAALLAWFDEQRVTRIDLHATEGGEQLYRSLGFAEHSVPLSRNRPRP from the coding sequence ATGACCGACACAGGTTCGACGACCGCTGTACGACAGGCTCGGCCCGAGGACGCCCCGGAGCTGGTCAGGCTGCGCCTGCTGATGTTCGAGGCGATGCAGGGCGAGCTCCGCCCCGGCCCCTGGCAGCAGCGGGCCGAGGCGCTGCTGCGCGAGCGGCTCGCCGACCCGGGCCGCACCACCATGCCCGCCTTCGTGGTCGACGACGCCACGGCCCCCGGCCGGCTGGCCGCCTGCGCGGTCGGCACCCTGGAGCAGCGGCTGCCGGCGCCCGGCCACCCCGAGGGCCGCTTCGGCTTCGTCTTCAACATCTGCACCGACCCGGCGCACCGCCGCCGCGGCTACGCCCGGGCCTGCACCGCGGCGCTGCTGGCCTGGTTCGACGAGCAGCGGGTGACCCGGATCGACCTGCACGCGACCGAGGGCGGCGAGCAGCTCTACCGCAGCCTCGGCTTCGCCGAGCACTCGGTGCCGCTCTCCCGCAACCGCCCGCGGCCCTAG
- the xseA gene encoding exodeoxyribonuclease VII large subunit — protein MANSSSPEAPLPVAKVSQLIGGWVDRLGAVWVEGQITQLSRRTGMQFLTLRDVEHDVSLVVTCFRSVLEPLADTLHEGSRVLVYAKPEWYTARGTLSLRATEVRLVGLGELLARLEQLKRRLADEGLFASERKRPLPFLPGCVGLVTGRASAAERDVLEVARRRWPAVRFEVRNVLVQGAQAAGQVSAAVRELDDHPEVDVIIVARGGGSVEDLLPFSDEELCRTVAQVRTPVVSAIGHEPDQPLLDFVADLRAATPTDAAKRVVPDVGEEQARVRQLRDRARRMVTELVRREEHGLATVRTRPALAAPHRLVAERGQELTALVERARRTLGHRLDRAESDLGHTLARVVALSPAATLERGYAVLQRPDGQVITDPALLTAGEELHARVAGGGFGVRVGRLDEDGLAAARPDGDGPDEGQVPRTP, from the coding sequence ATGGCCAACAGCAGCTCCCCCGAAGCCCCGCTCCCGGTCGCCAAGGTCTCGCAGCTGATCGGTGGCTGGGTGGACCGGCTGGGCGCGGTCTGGGTGGAGGGCCAGATCACCCAGCTCAGCCGGCGCACCGGCATGCAGTTCCTGACGCTGCGTGATGTCGAGCACGACGTCTCACTCGTCGTCACCTGCTTCCGCTCGGTGCTCGAACCGCTCGCCGACACCCTGCACGAGGGCTCCCGGGTGCTGGTGTACGCCAAGCCCGAGTGGTACACGGCGCGCGGCACCCTCTCGCTGCGGGCCACCGAGGTCCGGCTGGTGGGGCTCGGCGAGCTGCTGGCCCGGCTGGAGCAGCTCAAGCGCAGGCTGGCCGACGAGGGCCTGTTCGCCAGCGAGCGCAAGCGGCCGCTGCCGTTCCTGCCCGGCTGCGTCGGGCTGGTGACCGGCCGCGCCTCGGCCGCCGAACGGGACGTGCTGGAGGTGGCCCGGCGCCGCTGGCCCGCGGTCCGCTTCGAGGTGCGCAACGTGCTGGTGCAGGGCGCGCAGGCGGCTGGCCAGGTGAGCGCGGCGGTGCGGGAGCTGGACGACCACCCCGAGGTGGACGTGATCATCGTGGCCCGCGGCGGCGGCAGCGTGGAGGACCTGCTGCCCTTCTCCGACGAGGAGCTGTGCCGCACCGTGGCGCAGGTCCGCACCCCGGTGGTGAGCGCGATCGGGCACGAGCCGGACCAGCCGCTGCTCGACTTCGTCGCCGACCTGCGGGCGGCCACCCCCACCGACGCGGCCAAGCGGGTGGTCCCCGACGTGGGCGAGGAGCAGGCCCGGGTGCGGCAGCTGCGCGACCGGGCCCGGCGGATGGTCACCGAGCTGGTGCGGCGCGAGGAGCACGGGCTGGCCACCGTGCGCACCCGCCCCGCGCTGGCCGCGCCGCACCGGCTGGTGGCCGAGCGGGGGCAGGAGCTCACGGCGCTGGTCGAGCGCGCCCGGCGGACGCTGGGGCACCGGCTGGACCGGGCCGAGTCGGACCTGGGGCACACGCTGGCCCGGGTGGTGGCGCTCTCCCCCGCCGCCACGCTGGAGCGCGGCTACGCGGTGCTGCAGCGGCCGGACGGGCAGGTGATCACCGATCCGGCGCTGCTCACGGCGGGCGAGGAGCTGCACGCCCGGGTGGCGGGCGGCGGCTTCGGGGTTCGGGTCGGCCGGCTCGACGAGGACGGGCTCGCCGCGGCGCGACCCGACGGGGACGGGCCCGACGAGGGCCAGGTGCCGCGGACTCCCTAG